From a region of the Actinomadura luzonensis genome:
- a CDS encoding sulfotransferase domain-containing protein, whose translation MRTMKRSVLSLSRAAGRFTSGARLLPAFLLTGAQRCGTTSLYRALAQHPLLLKPVLHKGVHYFDVAYWRGPAWYQAHFPLRAGAALLTHRYGGRSLAFESSPYYLFHPLAGERIAADLPGVKLVVLVRDPVERACSAHAHELARGYEQEPRFERAVELEATRLAGAEELLRGSPHALHHSHRHHSYLARGRYAEQLDRLEPLFGRDRILVLDSHRFFAEPEHVYDRVLEFLGAPHLGYPVFERHNGRPRTRPVPEVLGRALRDHFEPYDARLVRWLGEEPSWRR comes from the coding sequence ATGAGGACGATGAAGCGGTCGGTCCTGTCGTTGTCGCGGGCCGCGGGCCGGTTCACCTCGGGGGCGCGGCTGCTGCCGGCGTTCCTGCTCACGGGCGCGCAGCGGTGCGGCACCACGTCGCTGTACCGGGCGCTGGCGCAGCACCCGCTGCTGCTCAAACCCGTGCTGCACAAGGGCGTGCACTACTTCGACGTGGCCTATTGGCGCGGCCCGGCCTGGTACCAGGCGCATTTCCCGCTGCGGGCCGGCGCGGCGCTGCTCACGCACCGGTACGGCGGGCGGTCGCTGGCGTTCGAGTCGTCCCCGTACTACCTGTTCCATCCGCTGGCGGGCGAGCGCATCGCGGCCGACCTGCCCGGGGTCAAGCTGGTGGTGCTGGTCCGCGACCCGGTCGAGCGGGCCTGCTCGGCGCACGCGCACGAGCTGGCCCGCGGCTACGAGCAGGAGCCGCGCTTCGAGCGCGCCGTCGAGCTGGAGGCGACCCGGCTGGCCGGGGCGGAGGAGCTGCTGCGCGGCTCGCCGCACGCGCTGCACCACTCCCACCGCCACCACTCCTACCTGGCCCGCGGCCGCTACGCCGAGCAGCTCGACCGGCTGGAGCCGCTGTTCGGGCGCGACCGCATCCTGGTTCTCGACAGTCACCGGTTCTTCGCCGAGCCGGAGCACGTCTACGACCGGGTGCTGGAGTTCCTGGGCGCGCCGCACCTGGGCTATCCGGTGTTCGAGCGGCACAACGGCCGGCCCAGGACCCGCCCGGTGCCCGAGGTGCTGGGGCGGGCGCTGCGCGACCACTTCGAGCCGTACGACGCGCGGCTGGTCCGCTGGCTGGGCGAGGAGCCGTCGTGGCGGCGGTGA
- a CDS encoding lipopolysaccharide biosynthesis protein has translation MAAVTPAHLVAGLLRRGGAARGGVAGVAAAGAAAAAQFGLVVVVTRTVSAAGAGTFFAATAVALMAAGITKLDAGNGLVYFIARAKTYGYRGMTGYIRAATVPCVVAACAAAALLWPRVGPVAAMVPVIVLGDVLLAATRGFGSLRPTVLLDGLLLPVAQFALVAAVALAGRPGWLAAAWGLPYLPVLVLAAVAVRGRAPRCPYLPGTGRDLWRYTAPRSLAGAVQAVLQRLDVVVVALLAGPAQAAVYTAATRFKVVGQLANQGLAQAVQARLVSALAGGELARARELYQAATIWLVLLTWPVWLAYAVLAPWLLTVFGPGYGTAAPVALVLAATMMVATACGMVDVVLTAAGHTGASLLNLLAAVACTLALDLALVPAHGALGAVAGWSGGVLVKNLLPLWQLHRRYGLHPFGRHTLPALRLRTWAAPA, from the coding sequence GTGGCGGCGGTGACCCCCGCCCACCTGGTCGCGGGCCTGCTGCGCAGGGGCGGGGCGGCGCGCGGCGGGGTCGCGGGCGTGGCGGCGGCCGGGGCGGCGGCGGCGGCGCAGTTCGGGCTGGTCGTGGTCGTGACGCGGACGGTCAGCGCGGCCGGGGCCGGGACGTTCTTCGCGGCCACCGCCGTGGCGCTCATGGCCGCCGGCATCACGAAGCTGGACGCCGGGAACGGGCTGGTGTACTTCATCGCCCGGGCGAAGACCTATGGATATCGCGGCATGACCGGATATATCCGGGCCGCGACCGTTCCGTGCGTGGTGGCGGCCTGCGCCGCCGCCGCGCTGCTGTGGCCGCGGGTGGGGCCGGTGGCGGCGATGGTGCCGGTCATCGTGCTCGGGGACGTGCTGCTGGCCGCCACCCGCGGCTTCGGCTCGCTGCGGCCGACCGTGCTCCTCGACGGCCTGCTGCTGCCCGTCGCCCAGTTCGCGCTGGTCGCCGCCGTGGCCCTCGCGGGGCGGCCCGGCTGGCTGGCGGCGGCGTGGGGGCTGCCGTACCTGCCGGTGCTGGTGCTCGCGGCCGTCGCGGTGCGGGGGCGGGCGCCGCGGTGCCCGTACCTGCCGGGGACGGGACGCGACCTGTGGCGCTACACCGCTCCGCGGTCCCTCGCGGGCGCGGTCCAGGCGGTCCTCCAGCGGCTCGACGTCGTGGTCGTCGCCCTGCTCGCCGGGCCCGCGCAGGCCGCCGTGTACACCGCCGCGACCCGGTTCAAGGTCGTGGGCCAGCTCGCGAACCAGGGGCTCGCGCAGGCCGTGCAGGCCCGGCTGGTGAGCGCGCTGGCGGGCGGCGAGCTGGCGCGGGCCAGGGAGCTGTACCAGGCGGCGACGATCTGGCTGGTGCTGCTGACCTGGCCGGTGTGGCTGGCGTACGCGGTGCTCGCGCCGTGGCTGCTGACCGTGTTCGGCCCCGGCTACGGCACGGCGGCGCCCGTCGCGCTGGTGCTCGCGGCCACCATGATGGTCGCGACGGCCTGCGGCATGGTGGACGTCGTGCTCACCGCCGCCGGGCACACCGGCGCGAGCCTGCTGAACCTGCTGGCGGCCGTGGCCTGCACGCTGGCGCTCGACCTGGCGCTGGTGCCCGCGCACGGCGCGCTCGGCGCGGTGGCGGGCTGGTCGGGCGGGGTGCTGGTGAAGAACCTGCTGCCGCTCTGGCAGCTCCACCGCCGCTACGGCCTGCACCCGTTCGGCCGCCACACGCTGCCGGCCCTCCGCCTCCGCACCTGGGCGGCCCCGGCATGA
- a CDS encoding sulfotransferase produces the protein MTAVPGPVLVTGLPRSGTSWAGRMLTAGGSLVYVNEPLNPQHPPGRCPGVLAAEVTHRFQYICDDNDDLWLPAFRDTVALRYRWPAELRANRRPYDLARLLRYGTAFAHGRLTGRRALLDDPFAVLSAGWFARRLGCRVIALVREPVSFVASWQRLGWDADLRDLLDQPLLVRDHPEVAALGPALDRALDPVARIAALWRATRAVLARTPGILVVPYESLAADPLAGFRRLYAHAGLPWTPAAERRIRRACTGPARAGGAFRWSGLSRTAYRRMDSRQALADPARGLTPDDAARVRSLTGAPGPATPT, from the coding sequence ATGACCGCCGTCCCCGGCCCGGTGCTCGTCACCGGGCTGCCGAGGAGCGGCACGTCGTGGGCGGGCAGGATGCTGACCGCGGGCGGCTCCCTGGTCTACGTCAACGAGCCGCTCAACCCGCAGCACCCGCCCGGCCGCTGCCCCGGCGTGCTCGCCGCCGAGGTCACCCACCGCTTCCAGTACATCTGCGACGACAACGACGACCTCTGGCTGCCCGCCTTCCGCGACACCGTGGCGCTGCGCTACCGCTGGCCGGCCGAGCTGCGCGCGAACCGCCGGCCGTACGACCTGGCCCGCCTGCTCCGCTACGGCACGGCCTTCGCGCACGGCCGGCTGACCGGGCGGCGGGCGCTGCTGGACGACCCGTTCGCGGTGCTGAGCGCGGGCTGGTTCGCGCGGCGGCTGGGCTGCCGGGTGATCGCGCTGGTGCGGGAGCCGGTGTCGTTCGTGGCGAGCTGGCAGCGGCTGGGCTGGGACGCCGACCTCCGCGACCTGCTGGACCAGCCGCTGCTCGTCCGAGACCACCCTGAGGTCGCGGCCCTCGGCCCCGCGCTCGACCGCGCGCTCGATCCCGTCGCCAGGATCGCCGCGCTCTGGCGGGCGACCCGGGCGGTCCTGGCCCGCACGCCCGGCATCCTCGTCGTGCCGTACGAGTCGCTGGCCGCCGACCCACTGGCCGGCTTCCGCCGCCTGTACGCCCACGCCGGCCTGCCCTGGACCCCCGCCGCCGAGCGCCGGATCCGCCGGGCGTGCACGGGCCCCGCGCGGGCGGGCGGCGCGTTCCGGTGGTCGGGCCTGTCGCGCACGGCCTACCGCCGCATGGACTCCCGCCAGGCCCTGGCCGACCCCGCGCGCGGCCTCACCCCGGACGACGCGGCCCGCGTCCGCTCGCTGACCGGAGCACCCGGACCGGCGACACCGACCTGA